The proteins below are encoded in one region of Labeo rohita strain BAU-BD-2019 chromosome 15, IGBB_LRoh.1.0, whole genome shotgun sequence:
- the zgc:154093 gene encoding cdc42 effector protein 2, with translation MPAKTPMYLKTSTPKRGKKQKIRDVLSGDMISPPLGDVRHSAHVGPEGEGDMFGDVGFLQGKLDMLPALNQAPSARSHSIDRRMDEIFSVNSKSHTYHRSHNSNHSSLLKTTISMPVFIAPVQPPPKPPRLHLDEQSSPVHQRQNHHHSPTQQRSMSVCEEGIGKHSHDLTLSASIPVLPHMVPSTGSLSEASSDDSMLESCGPLDPKRGLSLDSDTGLSNEDLRSEHCESPAISPSMSRSESLMGLDLDLGPSILEDVLRIMDRYKSVEERHEI, from the coding sequence ATGCCAGCCAAGACACCCATGTACTTAAAGACATCCACGCCAAAGCGAGGCAAGAAGCAGAAAATACGAGACGTTCTTTCAGGAGACATGATAAGCCCGCCGCTGGGTGATGTGCGCCATAGTGCCCACGTCGGGCCGGAGGGAGAAGGGGACATGTTTGGTGATGTGGGATTTTTGCAAGGCAAACTCGACATGCTTCCAGCTCTCAATCAAGCACCAAGCGCTCGTTCTCACAGCATTGACAGAAGAATGGATGAGATCTTCAGTGTGAACAGCAAGAGCCACACTTACCATCGCAGTCATAATTCTAATCACAGTTCTCTTCTCAAAACCACCATCTCCATGCCAGTGTTCATTGCACCTGTGCAGCCTCCTCCCAAACCCCCACGTCTGCATTTAGATGAGCAGTCGTCCCCTGTTCACCAGCGGCAGAATCACCATCACAGTCCAACGCAGCAGCGCTCAATGTCTGTTTGTGAGGAAGGGATTGGGAAGCATAGCCATGACCTCACTCTCTCCGCCTCGATCCCTGTCCTGCCGCACATGGTGCCTTCCACGGGCTCCTTATCCGAGGCTTCCTCGGATGACTCCATGTTGGAAAGCTGCGGGCCGCTGGATCCAAAACGGGGCTTGAGTCTGGACTCTGACACAGGGCTCAGTAATGAGGACCTGCGGAGCGAACACTGTGAATCTCCGGCTATCTCACCTAGCATGTCACGCTCGGAGTCGCTAATGGGTTTGGACCTGGATCTGGGACCATCCATTTTGGAGGATGTTCTTAGGATCATGGACCGTTATAAGAGTGTGGAAGAGAGACATGAGATATAA
- the ercc2 gene encoding general transcription and DNA repair factor IIH helicase subunit XPD — protein MKLNIDGLLVYFPYDYIYPEQYSYMLELKRTLDAKGHGVLEMPSGTGKTISLLSLIVAYQKAYPLEVTKLVYCSRTVPEIEKVVEELRKLMDYYAKQTKTKNDFLALALSSRKNLCIHPEVSSLRFGKEVDGKCHSLTASYIRAQHHSNPNQPVCQFYEKFDAVGRQVPIPPGIYNLDDLKDFGRRKGWCPYFLARYAILHANIVVYSYHYLLDPKIADLVSKELAKKSVVVFDEAHNIDNVCIDSMSVNITRRTLDRCQTNVETLQNTISRIKETDAAKLREEYRRLVEGLKEANVARETDIYLSNPVLPDEILQEAVPGSIRTAEHFVGFMKRFLEYLKARLRIHHVVQESAPQFLKDIYEKVCIDRKPLRFCAERLRSLLRTLEIADIADFSAITLISHFATLVSTYSKGFTIIIEPFEDKTPTIANPVLHFSCMDPSIAIKPVFGRFQSVIITSGTLSPLDIYPRILDFRPVTMASFTMTLARTCLCPLIVGRGNDQVAMTSKFETREDFAVIRNYGNLLLEMSAIVPDGIVAFFTSYIYMENIVASWYEQGILENIQRNKLIFIETQDAAETSMALEKYQEACENGRGAILLSVARGKVSEGIDFVHHFGRAVIMFGVPYVYTQSRILKARLEYLRDQFQIRENDFLTFDAMRHAAQCVGRAIRGKTDYGLMIFADKRYARADKRGKLPRWIQEHLTDGSLNLTTDETVQLAKHFLRQMAQPFRREDQLGLSLLTLEQLQSEDMLKKIAQIAQQA, from the exons ATGAA GCTGAATATCGACGGGTTATTAGTCTACTTTCCGTATGACTATATTTATCCTGAACAATACTCGTACATGCTTGAGCTGAAGAGGACGCTGGATGCTAAG GGCCATGGAGTTCTCGAGATGCCCTCAGGAACAGGAAAAACAATTTCTCTTCTTTCGCTCATTGTTGCTTACCAGAAG GCTTACCCTTTGGAAGTCACCAAGCTTGTCTACTGCTCTCGCACTGTGCCTGAGATAGAGAAG GTTGTGGAGGAGCTAAGGAAACTAATGGATTATTATGCAAAGCAAACCAAAACGAAAAATGACTTTCTTGCACTGGCACTTTCTTCACGGAAAAACCTGTGCATTCATCCTGAG GTGAGCTCTCTGCGTTTTGGAAAAGAAGTAGATGGAAAGTGTCACAGTCTGACAGCATCGTATATTCGAGCACAGCATCACAGTAACCCAAATCAACCTGTCTGCCAGTTCTATGAG AAATTTGATGCAGTAGGCAGACAGGTGCCCATTCCCCCTGGTATATATAACTTGGATGATCTGAAAGACTTTGGGCGTAGAAAAGGCTGGTGTCCGTACTTCCTGGCACGATATGCA attCTTCACGCAAACATTGTAGTGTACAGCTACCATTACTTACTAGATCCAAAAATTGCAGACCTGGTGTCGAAAGAGCTTGCAAAGAAATCTGTGGTTGTGTTCGACGAGGCTCACAACATCG ATAATGTGTGTATTGATTCCATGAGCGTCAACATTACCAGGAGGACACTAGATCGCTGTCAGACAAATGTGGAAACCCTGCAAAACACCATTAGCAg AATTAAGGAAACAGATGCTGCCAAACTCCGAGAAGAATACAGGAGATTAGTTGAGGGTCTTAAAGAAGCAAATGTTGCCAGAGAAACTGACATCTATCTGTCCAACCCAGTTCTGCCAGATGAAATCCTCCAAG AGGCTGTACCTGGCAGCATCCGCACTGCAGAGCATTTTGTTGGCTTTATGAAACGCTTTCTCGAGTACCTAAAGGCACGTTTGCGGATCCATCATGTGGTGCAGGAGAGCGCTCCTCAGTTCCTCAAAGACATCTATGAGAAGGTCTGCATTGATCGCAAACCCctgag ATTTTGTGCTGAGAGGTTGCGCTCACTGCTGAGGACGCTGGAGATTGCCGACATCGCTGACTTCTCAGCCATTACCCTGATCTCACATTTTGCCACACTTGTCAGCACCTACAGCAAAG GCTTCACCATCATCATTGAGCCTTTTGAAGATAAAACACCAACAATAGCAAATCCTGTTCTTCACTTCAG TTGCATGGACCCCTCAATCGCCATAAAGCCAGTGTTTGGCCGCTTTCAGTCAGTCATTATCACATCAGGG ACGCTCTCTCCACTGGATATCTACCCACGCATCCTTGATTTCCGCCCAGTCACTATGGCATCTTTCACCATGACACTGGCACGAACCTGTCTGTGCCCTCTT ATTGTTGGTCGAGGGAATGATCAGGTAGCGATGACTTCCAAGTTTGAGACCAGAGAAGATTTTG CTGTGATCCGCAACTATGGAAACCTGCTGCTGGAAATGTCCGCCATCGTTCCTGATGGAATCGTTGCATTCTTCACAAGCTACATTTACATGGAGAACATTGTAGCCTCCTGGTATGAACAG GGCATCCTTGAGAACATCCAAAGAAACAAGCTTATTTTCATAGAAACCCAAGATGCAGCCGAGACCAGCATGGCCCTGGAGAAGTATCAGGAG GCCTGTGAGAACGGCAGAGGAGCAATTCTGCTCTCAGTGGCAAGAGGGAAAGTGTCAGAGGGGATTGACTTTG TTCATCATTTTGGTCGTGCCGTTATCATGTTTGGAGTGCCTTACGTTTACACCCAGAGCCGAATCCTCAAG GCTAGGTTGGAATACCTCAGAGACCAATTTCAAATCCGGGAAAATGATTTTCTGACATTTGATGCGATGCGCCACGCGGCTCAGTGTGTGGGCAGAGCCATCCGAGGCAAAACAGACTACGGCCTGATGATCTTCGCTGATAAG CGTTACGCACGAGCGGATAAACGAGGAAAGCTGCCCCGCTGGATCCAGGAACACCTTACAGATGGAAGCCTAAATCTGACCACTGATGAGACTGTGCAGTTAGCCAAGCACTTTCTTCGACAGATGGCCCAGCCCTTCAGACGG GAGGATCAGTTGGGTCTGTCTCTGCTGACCCTGGAACAACTGCAGTCTGAGGACATGCTTAAGAAGATTGCTCAGATCGCTCAACAAGCCTGA
- the klc3 gene encoding kinesin light chain 3 — protein MLSGEEILCSTQQVIAGLEALRGENRTLLDSLQETLQSQTSSESGSLEQEKTNIILQSLERIELGLGEAQVMMALSAHLGSLEAEKQKLRAQVRRLCQENQWLRDELARAQQQLQEREQEVVTLEEQNRHLQFMSSIRKYDHEELPMEDKASTSGKESLDDLFPTEEEEQSHMSQPHSSAAAAAQQGGYEIPARLRTLHNLVIQYASQGRYEVAVPLCKQALEDLEKSSGHSHPDVATMLNILALVYRDQNKYKEAANLLNDALAIREKTLGMDHPAVAATLNNLAVLYGKRGKYKEAEPLCKRALEIREKVLGTDHPDVAKQLNNLALLCQNQGKYQEVEQYYERALHIYQSQLGPDDANVAKTKNNLASCYLKQGKYRQAEALYKEILTRAHEKEFGSVEGDGRPVWIHTEEGSSRQDGLGSLKRSGSFTKLRESIRRSSEKLVRKLKGVGTQETAPRAAGMKRANSLNVLNVGLKESQETAMKPKRLTDARGLSSSTQSLARRASLNSDS, from the exons ATGTTATCAGGGGAGGAAATCTTATGCAGCACCCAGCAGGTGATCGCAGGGCTGGAGGCCTTGCGTGGAGAGAACCGCACGCTGCTGGACAGCCTGCAGGAAACGCTCCAGAGCCAGACGTCCAGCGAGAGTGGCAGTCTGGAGCAGGAGAAGACCAACATCATTTTACAGTCTCTGGAGAGGATTGAACTGGGCCTAGGAGAGGCGCAA GTGATGATGGCGTTGTCGGCACACCTGGGCTCCTTGGAGGCAGAGAAGCAGAAGTTGCGTGCTCAGGTGCGGAGGTTGTGCCAGGAGAACCAGTGGCTGAGGGACGAGCTGGCCCGGGCCCAGCAGCAGCTACAGGAGCGGGAACAAGAAGTGGTTACTTTAGAGGAGCAGAACAGACACCTGCAGTTCATGAGCAGCATCCGCAAATACGACCACGAAGAGCTGCCTATG GAGGATAAGGCTTCTACTTCAGGGAAGGAGTCCCTTGATGATCTCTTTCCTACTGAAGAAGAGGAGCAATCACACA TGTCTCAGCCACACAGTAGTGCCGCTGCAGCTGCCCAGCAAGGAGGATATGAGATCCCTGCCCGACTCCGAACTCTCCACAACCTGGTGATCCAGTACGCCTCTCAGGGCCGCTATGAGGTGGCTGTGCCACTCTGCAAGCAAGCTCTGGAGGACCTGGAGAAATCCTCAGGCCACAGTCATCCGGATGTTGCTACCATGCTCAATATCCTGGCTTTAGTGTACAG GGATCAAAACAAATACAAGGAAGCTGCCAATCTCCTAAATGATGCATTGGCCATCCGTGAGAAGACGCTAGGCATGGACCATCCAGCA GTGGCAGCTACTCTGAATAATCTGGCTGTGTTGTATGGAAAAAGGGGGAAGTATAAAGAGGCAGAGCCGCTGTGTAAAAGAGCTCTGGAGATCAGAGAAAAG GTGCTTGGGACAGATCACCCTGATGTAGCCAAGCAGCTGAATAACTTAGCCCTCCTATGCCAGAACCAGGGCAAATACCAAGAGGTGGAGCAGTACTATGAACGTGCGCTGCACATTTACCAAAGCCAGCTGGGTCCAGACGATGCCAACGTGGCCAAGACCAAGAATAACCTG GCCTCCTGTTACCTCAAGCAGGGGAAATACAGGCAAGCTGAGGCTCTTTATAAAGAGATTCTGACTCGTGCTCATGAGAAGGAGTTTGGCTCAGTGGAGG GGGACGGGCGGCCCGTTTGGATACATACAGAGGAGGGAAGCTCTAGACAG GATGGTCTGGGAAGTCTGAAACGCAGCGGATCGTTTACCAAGCTCCGGGAATCCATAAGACGAAGCAGTGAAAAACTTGTTCGGAAACTAAAAGGAGTTGGAACGCAGGAAACAGCCCCTCGAGCTGCTGG gatGAAGAGAGCCAATTCTCTTAATGTGCTTAATGTCGGTCTCAAAGAGAGCCAAGAGACTGCTATG AAGCCCAAGAGGCTGACAGACGCTCGCGGTTTAAGTTCCAGCACGCAGAGTTTAGCCCGCCGTGCATCTCTAAACAGTGACAGCTAA